Sequence from the Rutidosis leptorrhynchoides isolate AG116_Rl617_1_P2 chromosome 3, CSIRO_AGI_Rlap_v1, whole genome shotgun sequence genome:
TGTGGGAGTGCTTTTTGCTGACGTGACACTGTTGTGGGATGAATGAGATACTATGGTAAATATATTGTTGTGATGTTGTGGGTAAAATATAATTGGTATTGAATTAActgaaattattatatttaaataaaaaaagaagaaaaaaaaaagtgatTGGCTTGCTCATCGTTGTAGTTATTGTGGTTTCTTCCCATCACACCACTACATTTTCTTTGATAACTAGCCCATAGTGCAATGGTGCCTCGTTGTGGGTTGCCATATCAACAATGATGCTCATCGTTGTCAAGCATAGGGAAAAGGGGTCTTATGCGAGGTGAAAAGTTTGTTCAATAAACATTTTTGGCAACGGCCAATGTCGCAACTTGTAACATGTTATAGGAAATGGTGTAAGCGGTAATGAAATTATATCAAATGTATGTGTTcggtttattatcattattacaaattTACAAATTATTACAATACGATAAAATGGACTACATTATAGGGGTGTATTTTTTTGCTTATCTAAAAATCTTATGTTGACTAAAACTACACGAAGAAAGACTAGTACGGAGTATCACGTATTTTGTTACTTGTGCAACCAACCAACACCATTTTCCCAAATCGTTCACTTTATCGTTCTTCAACAAATATTTGCAAATATAATTTAGAGTAGGCCATGGTTGTAAAAGTTCACCAACTAGTCCCGACTATGTGCCATGGTTGTAAAAGTTCACCACCTAGTCCCGATACGCCGATTTATATCTAATTTAGTCCGTTCAATGTAGTCAAAGTTGGTCAGAGTTGGCCAAATAAAATAAAGTTGATTGATCAACATTCGACTAGTCTCCAATTTGACCGATTAGTCACTACAAGTTCCTGGCCAATTGGTCTTCAACTAGCGACCTTTACAACCTTAGAGTGCGGACATAAGTAGTCTCGTTCAATGTAGGTGTTGGTAATATTCATGAAAAGCCCAACCAAGTAATTATTTCGACTCTTCGAGAGACCTCACGTAAATCAGATAATTTTCAACGATATTGTTGACAGGTCAAACGTTGTATATGACTTGGTCAATTGACCTTCCATCTACAAAAAACAccaggtttaaaaaaaaaattatgatccAGTCTAACTTGGCATATATCCAACCAACCTGAGTTAATAAACCAAATGGTTGTGCCACTTAAACAGCTGTTCACCTCTCATGATTCTGGGTTGAAATATTAACCCTAATTCAAAAACTTAAGGCAACATGGATTCTCAACACTACAAAGTAAACGCTATAACAAGAGGTTCAACGCACAACTTTTCTAAAAAATGTAAAATGACTAACAATAGTCAAATGCATTTTGTAACCGAACGAAACAATAGCAAACAATTAAACCAAAACATCGAACAAATTAAAAGACTATTTTTACAGTTACTAGCCACAATACGATATGATAAACCAATATAAGCACGAAGCCGAACAAGGAATCATGATAATTCGAAGGACAATCATTTTTACAAAGGTAATCACTTAGAAGGCCAATGCACTTAGTTCTAATACATGTTAAAATTACATCAACATGAAAAGACTAAACTGACCTTAATAACAGTTGTATATCAAAACCCCACGAGTCAAAAGAAACTTTATACCTCATACCATGCCACCAGGTATTAAGTCATCATTCAGCAACATTCACTAACTCGTACTCCACTAAAGACAAATTGTTATCTTCCTTAACAGTGAAATTTGCAGGATTAGTAACCTCAATACGTCCCCATTTATCAACCGCTAGTCTCATGGACCCTTTGAACATATCAATCTTTGCATTTCGTATTATCACAGTATTTCCGGCCTTCATCAAGTCAACTGAGATACAAACTTAAATATCAGTGCACACAAAAAGAATATAATTACACTAAGAGTAAAATATAGTATCTTGCAGTTGACCACCCTGTAACAAATTATAGAAAACTACAGGCACAAGGTGAAGTGAGTTCGAAGTGTTAAGATAATTACGCAGACAATGACTTCTCTTCAATTGCCATTAAAATGTTCTAAACACCAAACGAGAAATTTTTTTGTTAAAATTTCAACAACATATAGAAAGCACTTTAGAAATATGACAAATGATTGATGCaggtaatagttttttttttttccccCTTTTTTTATTTGCTAAAGCTAAATTCATGATTTAACTAACAGGTGATACTCCATTTTCTGCTTCTTTTAAACAAAAACAAATACAAAAACCCCATGAAATTACACATATTATTATACAATAACAACAAATGATAAATACCAGTATCACATATGCCTAGAAATGCAATACGTTACATCAAATCTACAATAGCATACATGCGATCAGTTATACGAAATATACAACTTACAAAAACTACACAAACGCTAAATATCACAAATACCTAAAATTTCAAAGTTACACATACTTATTTCATTTTTACAAATTTAAAATCATAGAGAAACTTCCACAGAATAGATTAATCAACCAGAATATAATACTACAATTTAAAACAAATGATTTCCACCGTAACATGTATCACAATTCAATAAAACATCGTAATCACAAACAAGTGTTAGAAGAAAAAGAGAGACCTTGCTCGTTACGAGCAGTAAACAGAATAGTGCCAGTTTCATCACCAATCAAACACTCAGCGATACGAGTATTAGCAGCACCACCAGGCCGACTACTAAACGACGACGTACTACGAGATTTCTTATCCAAAACCGTCGTAGACGACAGTACCTTCACGGCGAGTGTATGACCGTTAGTTCCAGGTTTCAGTTCACCTACTTTCACAAACACCGGCTTTCGTTTCACAACCGGTCTTCCTTCTTGTTCCGTCGGTCGGTTATCTACCTCCGTCGCAGTTGTATCGTTCACTGTCGCCATCTTCGCCGTAATGAATGAAAATTGATTTTGTATTTGCCCTAATTCGTTGATAAACCCTAATCCTGAAATCCTGAAATTGTAATTTGAACTACTTTTTGTTGTCGCGTTTTTGTTGGATGTTAAGTTTGGAGATATTATCAGTTTTAGTACCTCTAGATTTAAAATTTAACAGGTTTATAGTGTTTCAATTC
This genomic interval carries:
- the LOC139897372 gene encoding uncharacterized protein At4g28440-like — translated: MATVNDTTATEVDNRPTEQEGRPVVKRKPVFVKVGELKPGTNGHTLAVKVLSSTTVLDKKSRSTSSFSSRPGGAANTRIAECLIGDETGTILFTARNEQVDLMKAGNTVIIRNAKIDMFKGSMRLAVDKWGRIEVTNPANFTVKEDNNLSLVEYELVNVAE